From Crateriforma spongiae, a single genomic window includes:
- a CDS encoding YwiC-like family protein, with translation MKDAMVVGAPPLPTLAVAVVSLKPKEHGAYAIVMIPLFSALLSVGPSWVGVAIVVASLAGFFAHEPILVAMGHRGGRAQRGAPGARALALGLLGLAVAAGAFALWSADPPTRIALLACLALSTLCFAIAIVRLHRTLGGQLLGVAGLSLPCMPILLDGGLDRSNSLLVWLVWLLGFASTTLAVRAVIAIQKRQTTVASWIGLGFTTAATIGLVVNQVWLPLAAVPMIAGGWGLMFWPPPAKHLRPVGWTLVAATMLTALGIISAVVLGLPGPVA, from the coding sequence ATGAAGGATGCGATGGTCGTGGGTGCACCACCACTGCCGACTTTGGCTGTGGCGGTTGTCAGTTTGAAACCCAAGGAACACGGTGCTTATGCGATCGTGATGATTCCATTGTTTTCGGCGCTGTTGTCGGTCGGTCCCAGTTGGGTCGGCGTTGCGATCGTGGTTGCATCGTTGGCTGGATTCTTTGCACACGAACCGATACTGGTCGCGATGGGGCATCGTGGCGGACGTGCCCAACGCGGCGCTCCCGGGGCAAGAGCGCTGGCGTTGGGACTGTTGGGGCTGGCTGTTGCGGCCGGTGCGTTCGCGTTGTGGTCCGCGGATCCGCCGACGCGGATCGCGCTGCTAGCGTGTCTTGCACTTTCGACGCTTTGCTTTGCGATTGCGATCGTTCGACTGCACCGAACCTTGGGCGGTCAATTGTTGGGCGTCGCGGGGCTGTCATTACCATGCATGCCGATTTTGTTGGATGGTGGCCTTGATCGATCCAACAGTCTGTTGGTGTGGTTGGTTTGGCTGTTGGGTTTTGCATCCACCACGTTGGCAGTTCGTGCTGTGATCGCGATACAAAAGCGTCAAACCACTGTTGCTTCTTGGATTGGTCTGGGATTCACGACGGCAGCGACGATCGGACTGGTGGTCAACCAAGTTTGGTTGCCTTTGGCTGCGGTTCCCATGATCGCCGGCGGATGGGGGTTGATGTTTTGGCCGCCGCCGGCCAAGCATCTGCGCCCCGTGGGTTGGACGTTGGTGGCGGCCACAATGTTGACGGCACTTG